A region of the Nevskia ramosa DSM 11499 genome:
TGCGGCTCTAAGCGGCCGCGTTTGCCCCTTTGCCAACTACGGCGCTCAAGAGGGTCAAGGACCGCCAAGCAGTGGAAGCAGTCGGTCGATCCGATCCTTGAGCTTGGTAGCCTTGGTCACATTGGCGCATCCGGGTTATTGATAATGACCAACACCACGTCAAAGAGGCAAACGTAGAATGAGCGAAACTAGAAATCTGAACCAAGCCGTCGAAGCCGATCCACTGGGACCAGCCGACCGCGCGCGCTCTAACTTCGTGCGCGACATGGTGCAGCGCCGTGACGGCTTGACGCTCGACTCGACGACGTGGTCCATTCCTACTCCAAAGCGCATCGTGCAGTTTTGGAACGATCTGCGGCGTTTGCCAGAAGACGTCAAAACCTGCATGGACTCGTGGAAACGACTCGAGCGGTTCGGGTTTGTGTTAGAGGTGTTCGATGAGAGTTCTGCGAGAGAATTCATCCGAAGCCGCTTAGGGGATCGCCATGAGAAAGCCTTTAACAGGTGCTACCACCCATCAATGATGTCGGACTACTTTCGCTACTCGTACGTGTTCGCGGAAGGGGGGTTTTATATCGATGCCGACGATGTCTACCACGGCACGCCGATCGACCAACTATTTGTGGACGGCCGTCTGAAGCTGCAGCCGTTCTGTTACGACGTTGCAACGTCTCAAATGGTGGCGCCGTCGAT
Encoded here:
- a CDS encoding glycosyltransferase family 32 protein; its protein translation is MSETRNLNQAVEADPLGPADRARSNFVRDMVQRRDGLTLDSTTWSIPTPKRIVQFWNDLRRLPEDVKTCMDSWKRLERFGFVLEVFDESSAREFIRSRLGDRHEKAFNRCYHPSMMSDYFRYSYVFAEGGFYIDADDVYHGTPIDQLFVDGRLKLQPFCYDVATSQMVAPSIFTEPGANQPGWIFYFNTTPLIASRHHPIIKRALLNATVSLEAELARGLPEVQATTGPGNLTRSVFEVLNEGCSPDAMVVAPDWELTSTSQWPLSYRNDSRNWRLSNQQAYRASSLLGAQ